TTTGATACATATCTGTTAGTATTTttaaagagtccgagcaacatcgTTAATAAACAAAACACATGAGATCTAGCAGTTAGTTGGAGGAGAAATTAGGAAAACTTAACATGTCAAATCTTGATTGGCTTCCTACTTTTTCATGTTAAGTTAGTGTTTAGCCATAAATTTTAGgactactttttaaaaatttatttttaaagatatgTTTGACTAGTTGTTAGCATTATGCTCctgtttggccatagattttgaagttgaaacttgaagagttttgaagttgtgtttggacagatatgaaaaaaaaattgatgttttgTGAGTGGAAGTCTAAAAGCTGAAACTTGAAACATTTAAAGAAAATCTGATCAAATTTAATGGCCAAACAGATATTGATGAAATCTACGGCCAAACACTAGCTTAGTTTTCTGTAGTTATTGGTTTTTACCTTTGAAAACTTACAATATCCCAGAAGCCAAATAAATCATTTGAATGAAGTTGCTGACCATGTTGGGTTCTTATGTCATGGAATTAAGTTCTATGCTTATAAGGGTGGAAAGATCGTTTCTGTTAAACCCTCGACTCGAGTAACAATGTTCATAAATATGAATTATGTAAATGAAACACTAAATTGTGACAAAAAAAGTTGAAGGTTCAGAACTTCTAAAGCTAAAATCCAAGCCACATACAATCCGAGTTGTGATAATAGACTGACACTGCTTATGAAGAATTCTGTGTACGTCATTGCTTGCTGTCACGAGTTAAAATTCACCGATAGTGTAAAACGTGTCACTAACTGTTTCCCATTACTACAGGCACCAAAAAAATGGAACCAGAAGAAAACATCAAACCTCATGCCATAATGATACCAGCACCACTACAAGGCCACATTGTACAATTCATCAATCTTGCAATAAAGCTTGCATCAAAAGGTCTCACCATAACTTTTGTCAATACACATTTAACTCATCAGAGGTTGATGAAAGCTCAATCAATCTCTGAAAACTCATCGGATTACAACATTTTCTCCGAGGCACAGAAGTCTGGCCTTGACATACGATACACAACAATAAGTGATGGTTTCCCACTGAATTTCGATAGAATGGGAAACCATGATCAGTTCATGGAAGGGTTGTTCCATGTTTTCTCAACACATGTGGATGATCTAATTGGAAATCTTGTCAATTCTAATAACCAGAATCCTCCAGTTTCCTGCTTAATTGCGGATACTTTCTTTGTCTGGCCATCAGCAATCGCGAAGAAATATGATCTTGTTAACATATCATTCTTTACAGAAGCAGCTCTGGCATTCACAAGTTACTATCATATGGATCTCTTAAAAATAAATGGTCACTTTGGTTCCCAAGGTAACATTTTAGCTATAGCAAGTTGCATTGTACTgataatgtattaaaattttgaactgTTTAACAGATAATCGTGAGGACACGATAGATTACATACCAGGCGTTCAAGCTATTGAACTAGGAGATCTTCCTTCATACATTCAAGATTCCGAGCCATGGGATACAATGCACCGATACATATTCAAGTCACTTGAAGATGCAGGGAAAGCGGACATGATCATTTGCAACACAGTACAAGAGCTAGAGTCCTCAACAATAGCAGCTCTACAAGAGAAGAAGCCATTCTATGCACTAGGACCAATTTTCCCAAATGGCTTCACCAAAAGCACCATTCCAACGAACCTATGGATAGAATCAGACCCCACACGGTGGCTAAATGGTAAAACAAAAGGTTCAGTTATGTACATTTCATTTGGGAGTCTTGCAAACATTAGTAGACAAGATATTGTTGAAATGGCTCATGGACTTCTACTTAGCAGAGTTAGCTTTATTTGGGTGGTTCGTCCCGACATCACATGGTCATTAGAAAGTAATCTTTTGCCACCAAGATTTGAAGACGACGTAAAAGACAGAGGATTAGTGGTGTCATGGTGTAGCCAAATTGATGTAATTTCACATCCAGCTATCGGAGGATTCTTGACACATTGCGGGTGGAATTCAGTTTTGGAGAGTAGTTGGTGCAAAGTTCCAATGTTGTGTTTTCCTATATTCACTGATCAATTTACAAACAGAAAACTGGTGGTCAGTGAGTGGAAGGTTGGTTTTGATCTTAGCAGTGGAAGAATCCTCAAAAAACAGGAAATTGCACAGAAAATAGACTGTTTCATCACTGAAGCCAATAAGTTAAGGATCAATCTAGAGGAAACGAGGAAGAACCTCGAAGATGCATTATCCGAAAACGGATCTTCAGGAAGAaactacaaacaattaatctgTGACATCAAGTCCAAAATTCAGCAGAAAAGCAAGAGTAACAAGACAAGCTTTATTTAGTATGATAACTAGAAGAAATATCTGTATTGGAATAAAATGCatctccataatgagttggagGAACATTACATATGGTCACACCTTTTTTAAaggcatattttcgcatttacgagccaaattttagaaattagtcgactttcttggtttttcgtgtgtattagtccATTCGATCTGGCGCCTTGggagcacccaaaatttttttttgaaaaaacttcattaggacctctgtaatgagtggGGGAAGCATTACGTATAGTTACACCATTTTTTAGGCATATATTTCACATTTACGAGCAAACTTTAAGAAATTACACAACTTCCTTATTTTTTTCGTGTGTAATGTCCATGATCTGGCGCCTtagaaaacccaaaaaaaattctgaaaaaaactttatgaggaacTCCATAATAATTTGGGGAAGCATTGTGTATAGTCCCACCATTTTAaagcatattttcgcatttacgagccaacttttagAAATTAGCCGACTTTCTTGGTTTTTCGTGGGTATTAGTCAATGGATCTGGCGCTTTAGAAAACCCAAAACAAATTCtgaaaaaacattatgaggacctccgtaataaTTTGAGGAAGTGTTGCGTATAATCAGACCATTTTTAAGACATATTTTCGCATTTCCTAACaaactttgaatttgaaaatgcgTCTGTTTGCCCCTCGAGACCAACTCACACCATTAATAAGGTTGTAACGGATGTTCATGAAAAGTTTCGGCCAAAAACAAGTCGAGATcacgtatcaccaaaaatccatgaattatagcacatgaaaatcagtaACTTTGGTTTTTCCCGCATTGGGCtcgtttaaacttgaaaatgcatATGTTTGCCCCTCGGGTCCAACTCATGCCATTAATAAGGTTGTAATGGACGTCCAAGAAAAATTTCGGTCAAAAACAAGTCAGGATcacatatcaccaaaaatctatggactatagcacatgaaaattggtacATTTGTACATCTGGTCTTTCCCAcattggggctcgtttgaacttgaataTGCATTTGTTTTGCCCTGTGAACCAACTCACATCATTTATAAGGCTGTAATGGACGTCCATTtaaaattttagccaaaaacaaGTAGGGATcacgtatcaccaaaaatccatggacaatagcagatgaaaatcggtaaatttgatttttctcGCTTTAGGcacgtttgaacttgaaatacCAAGTATACACTATAAATTGTTCGATCATTGTGTTGTAAGAACAACGAATGTTATGGCTCAAGTATTGTCTTCTAATTAAATTGAACGTTTGGATGGATTTTTGCGATTTTCGTACAAAACTTGTTGAGGTCTTTCATCGATCGTTAAACTTTAAGAAAGTAGATGTTTCAATTTGGTCATAAAAGTCAGGTATTGGCATCttgatacatctttgttgaaccCGAATGTATAGAGTGCCTCAAACTATGTGCCTCGTCAAGTAACAACAAGCACCTTAAAACAATCAACATCAATAACACAAAGCCAACAACCAAATAATACAGTGATAATATAAAGGACAGGTGAAAAGTTTCATACTCAGGCTTAAACTCGATACCTCTGATTTATGATGAAGAACAAAATTTCATTTGGTAATCCTAATTATTCTTGGTTTGCAAAAAGTATTTATACTTGGCCTTCTTCCAAGCCTAAGCACTAACTGAGTTACTTACAGAATCTCAACTTAATTACCACTCCACCGCAAAAGTTAAAAGTCTTTTAATGCCCTTTGTATAGGATGGGTTACTGGATATGGAATTTCATACTAGGCTGGACCGACATCCAACCATAAGAGTCATACCGATCCAATCTAAGCTCTCTTATTAGGGAATACTCAAGGATTCAAATATTTGTGCTCTTTATTAGTACAAGAGTTTGAATCTCGCGTGTTTACCATTTCACCATCACCAATTATTTAACAATATTAAAGTTTCACAAAAATAAGTTTTGATTGCTCCACCTTTAATTAAAGATCTTGAACTCAAATCGGTAACATTTAATGAAGAAGCCACCGGTAGAAAGTAGCTTCCCCTTAAATGAATCTTACATGAGTGCGGCCCCAAATTTGTTTGGCCGATTTCGAATATCAGATAATTAATTAAACcaaaatgaattcaataatttaatttgcactaaattaaattcaaattttaaatctttCATTATTCAATTATTGTTTACCTTTACCATAAAATACTTGTTGAAAATTAGTAGTTGGtaacatcatatatatatatatatttatgtacaTTTAGATACAATATAATTGCTACATACAATAGATTAACTAcaattaatttcttccttcaattCACTTCAAAAGAAACTAAACTAAACTATacacaaaaattgaaaattagttTTCATTATTCTTTTTGCTTCCATTCAAACCCTAT
The DNA window shown above is from Solanum stenotomum isolate F172 chromosome 6, ASM1918654v1, whole genome shotgun sequence and carries:
- the LOC125868122 gene encoding UDP-glycosyltransferase 86A1-like, with translation MEPEENIKPHAIMIPAPLQGHIVQFINLAIKLASKGLTITFVNTHLTHQRLMKAQSISENSSDYNIFSEAQKSGLDIRYTTISDGFPLNFDRMGNHDQFMEGLFHVFSTHVDDLIGNLVNSNNQNPPVSCLIADTFFVWPSAIAKKYDLVNISFFTEAALAFTSYYHMDLLKINGHFGSQDNREDTIDYIPGVQAIELGDLPSYIQDSEPWDTMHRYIFKSLEDAGKADMIICNTVQELESSTIAALQEKKPFYALGPIFPNGFTKSTIPTNLWIESDPTRWLNGKTKGSVMYISFGSLANISRQDIVEMAHGLLLSRVSFIWVVRPDITWSLESNLLPPRFEDDVKDRGLVVSWCSQIDVISHPAIGGFLTHCGWNSVLESSWCKVPMLCFPIFTDQFTNRKLVVSEWKVGFDLSSGRILKKQEIAQKIDCFITEANKLRINLEETRKNLEDALSENGSSGRNYKQLICDIKSKIQQKSKSNKTSFI